From Platichthys flesus chromosome 19, fPlaFle2.1, whole genome shotgun sequence:
CGCTAGAGGGGAGGCAGAGCGATCGTCTGGTCCCACGAGAACGGTAGGTTACGTAagtccacaacaacaacaaccttgTGAGAACCCCCTGAAATGCTATTATCATCTGTGTACAGGAGTCGGGAACAACACCATGGTCAGACACCCCCTCACTAGGCCCCATGCAACATTTTCACCCTTTGTAATATTTCAGGAGACTTGAGCatctaaatatatttgaatGCTAAGCctgggatgatggtggaggtttgtgcttAAACTTAACTACTTCACTGTCTTTAATGATCACAATATGCACTTTGAAAGAAAGtgcatattaataatattaataagaaTACATTGATTTATATTGCACTTTTAACAATGGTACCTAATACTTTACATTTGTTTAATAAAGCAGAagcaattaaaaatacattatgtcCTCAGATTTAATCTAATTAGGAAAAGTTATTCAATCTGGTTCAAAAGGTGTATTTGGACAATATGTAGTGAACACAGGGTATCCTTCTTTAAAATAATGTGACTGTatttaagaataataaaattaaaagttcaataactaaaaaacaaaaacatgaagtgaaaagattttaaagattttttgaAATCATTTTCATGATTATGCCTaaacaaggttttttttaagttcagaTTTTGAATAAGCTGATAATAATGTATATAACTAAGAGTGAACctgcatacattttttataattaaacattattttttaattattacatAATTTGAACCTTATATTTTCAGTTGCTCATTTAATGAATCTAGTGAGTCCCACGAGAAGACAGTATCAATATACCATAAACAATAGTAGTGTTCATAATTGGAGCCCAAAAAAGAGGTTCCCATGAGCCCCTACTCCCACCTCCTTTCTAAAAGTACCATTTGGGTGATGCCAGAGCATTCGCTTGAGTTCCCTGAGGGCCTGGGTGAGGTTCTCCAGCTGATCATGGAGGTGGATGTTCTCCTCTATCAGCAAGTGGATGGTGTCCTGCAGCTCAAAGGTCTGAGCGTCCAGGACCAGCATGGCCAgtggcagcaacacaaacaccagcctCAGTCCTCTCATAGCGTCCGCAGCACAACGCTCCTCCTATCTCATCTTCACAGACAATGCCTCACCCTGCGATGTACCACACTCTGTGTCGCACACGCTGTCAGCTTAAACACAAGGGGAGGTGACTGCAGTTTGTTCTTTCTGTCCAAAGCCACAAGTGGAAAGCTGCCAGTGGGCTGTGCTTTAAAATCCATCCAATGTTTCTGCACCAGTGGGCACAGTAACTGCAGCGGGAGGCCTTAATATGCGTCAGCTGACAATGTTATGCTTTACACTTTTTACATCTGGGTTTACAGCTCttaagaaatgtatttgaaatgcCCGGAAACACAGAATGACTCTGGCCATGATATGGACTAAAAAGGAGGCATCATCCACACAGAAGATGATGTAGTCTGTTCATCATCCCTGGTACATCAGCAGAGGGGAACACTACAAGGTCTTCTCGggtaatttatatataaatatcttgaAAATACCTGATGTACTATAAACTGCATTGCTGCACAGTGTGTCAGAATAATTATGCAAATCTGCACTAAACTCTAAACAGCTTGAAGAAGCTGACCTGGTTACTGACCCATTTATATTCataacagaaaaaagatttagtGCAGAACAAGTGAACAAAAGATTAATGGGATTCAACTCTACAGAAACTGCTGTAGGAATCATTTTCGAACTAGAACTGATCAAATAAAACCTATTGTTTCTATGTCTTTCAGATTCAAACATTACTGAAGTAATTTCCATCAAATTGCCTAGACAGAGGATTCAACTAAGTTTTGTAGCCAATTTGGATAAACATGTGGATCCAGGAACCTTTATTTCCCCCCTTCTTTAACATGCCAAGATGTGTCATTAGACTTGGAGGTAAGAGCCTTCCAAGCCCCTGTATCCAGAAGACCTTCGCTGACCCAACTGGGAGGTCTGCTCATTTCCATACTTCCACAAGTTTTAATAGCTCTGTACGACATTGCAATAATTATGTGGGACAAACTAAGACTCAGGAGAATGTagtttttttccaaacaaaaagtttatttatttgtcatgtgttttcatttatgcGGTCTTGGTAGCCCTGGTACGCTTCTTCCTGACCACAACAGGCTTCTGGCTCTTCAGAATAGCACTGGCACGACGCAGGGCAGCCTGGGGAAACAAATTACAACATAGGTTGTTGAAAGCATTTAAATATCAACTTCAAATGGAGTACAAACTTAAAACCACCAAACAAACAATGTGGTGACTACAGCGGACATTTTGGCGCTAAAAACTATACAAAGCTCACCATGCGCAGGTCCTTCCTGTAGTTGTTCTTGCGAATGATGTGCCTCAGGCTGTTGAGGGTGGCACGGGAGTTCTTGTTGATGGTGATCTTCTCATAAGAACCGGCAGGTTTGTGCTGGCCTGTGCAACAAGAGGTAAGGAGTTAAAATGTAAACTCAGGGATCCAAAAATATCTACCTTAATAGTATTCCAGATATGAGTGAGTGAAGAGGTAAATCTACTAAAAAGGAATGAAACTCCTGCTTGTGACCGACACACTAAAAGAACATAAGCGAAGTCTAATTTGAATCACTTGGCTGGAAACAGTCACCCAAGAATAAGGTTAAAAAAATCTTTGGTTCTTTTCAGTCAAGGGCCACATTCAGGCTGAACAGGTTAACATTTCATTGCGTCATGTTTAAAGTATTTGCTCTCTACAAAAACACATCCATCAAGAATTTACCTCTGCGCTTCTTCAGCACGACGACGACACCTTTCCCATCGGCCGCTGGCTGAACACCAACAGTCTTCTTGTGCACCAAACCATTGAAGCGGAAAGAGTTCCTGGACTTCAGGTTGTTGGGCTCCTGTTACGTAAATTGGTCAAATTGAGATTAGTCCACTGAACAGCTGTGTCATCAAAGTTTCCTGCTAGATGCTAAAAGTATTTTGCTGTTAATATGCAAGAATTCAGTGTCCACTATAAAAACCCACAATGTGTGCTAAGACACTAACAATTCAACAGATTATCTTTCATAGCTTTCAAATTATAACAAAAACCTTCAAGGTAAAGCTGTGAAAATATCCCTCATTACCTTGAGGGTTGAATTACTAGACAACAGTATGCTGAGGCTACATCTATACTGATGCGTAAAGCGATCCCTGTCCATATGAGCATTTTGGCTTTGAATCACGTTTATCCCTGTTCAAACTAACACGCCTGAAAACTTATAGCATGTGACCACTCACATACACTGGGCTTGAATAATAGCTTGTTTGCTACGCATGTAACCAGTTGTATCATTGTTAATTTAAGCATTTTACAGCACAAGAGTCAGGAATGCTTTCTGATTATTCATGTTGCTGTCTCATACATAGTTTATCATCGCTTGTATTTAGTCCATTGTTTATAGGCTTATTCTTAGGTTATATTTCATGAAAGAACTTCCCTGTGTAATTAGTAATTTAATGTGTATCACTTACCGAGAAAGTAAgtatagtttttattattatgattttacAATtgt
This genomic window contains:
- the rpl28 gene encoding 60S ribosomal protein L28, which codes for MSAHLQWMVIRNCSSFLIKRNGQTYSTEPNNLKSRNSFRFNGLVHKKTVGVQPAADGKGVVVVLKKRRGQHKPAGSYEKITINKNSRATLNSLRHIIRKNNYRKDLRMAALRRASAILKSQKPVVVRKKRTRATKTA